In Natronococcus occultus SP4, the following proteins share a genomic window:
- a CDS encoding pyridoxamine 5'-phosphate oxidase family protein, whose amino-acid sequence MRDSRRLQLSESERNELLDRGGTGVISFGADADTVPASIPVSYGYNPDVEAFYFRLSLPSGSRKADLVDRPVSFVTYRETDDGWRSVIATGRLEAVENASYDSTTVQGMWGIEIPEVDVFETPREGLEFRDFQLDPETLSGRKEVPTEP is encoded by the coding sequence ATGCGAGACTCACGCCGGCTCCAGCTGAGTGAATCCGAGCGAAACGAGCTCCTCGACCGGGGCGGGACGGGCGTCATCTCGTTCGGCGCCGACGCCGACACCGTTCCCGCCTCGATACCCGTCTCCTACGGCTACAACCCGGACGTCGAGGCGTTTTACTTCCGGCTCTCGCTACCGTCGGGAAGCAGAAAGGCCGACCTCGTCGACCGACCGGTATCGTTCGTCACCTACCGGGAAACTGACGACGGCTGGCGGAGCGTGATCGCGACGGGGCGGCTCGAGGCGGTCGAGAACGCGTCGTACGACTCGACGACGGTCCAGGGGATGTGGGGGATCGAGATTCCCGAGGTCGACGTCTTCGAAACGCCCCGCGAGGGGCTGGAGTTTCGGGACTTCCAGCTCGATCCCGAGACGCTGTCGGGGCGCAAGGAGGTTCCCACGGAGCCGTAG
- a CDS encoding universal stress protein, giving the protein MTFVVPFDGSELAAVALVRAVEYGSALDEDVTAVSVVPERKRYAREKGWIDDEEPFDPERVVADLRERVLELAPAASFEAERIREFPPEDRLANDIERLVLEQEPSVVFLGSDNVGRVVTPLTSVGVHIAAEDAYDVFVVRHPSPPMVAGIESHESFYEES; this is encoded by the coding sequence ATGACGTTCGTCGTCCCGTTCGACGGATCGGAGCTCGCGGCAGTCGCGCTCGTCCGTGCGGTCGAGTACGGAAGCGCCCTCGACGAGGACGTGACAGCTGTCAGCGTCGTCCCCGAGCGGAAACGCTACGCGAGGGAGAAGGGGTGGATCGACGACGAGGAGCCGTTCGATCCGGAACGCGTCGTCGCCGACCTCCGGGAGCGGGTGCTGGAGCTGGCGCCAGCGGCCTCGTTCGAGGCCGAGCGAATCAGGGAGTTTCCGCCCGAAGACCGCCTGGCGAACGACATCGAGCGGCTGGTGCTCGAGCAGGAGCCGAGTGTGGTCTTTCTGGGCAGTGACAACGTCGGCCGCGTCGTGACACCGCTGACGAGCGTCGGTGTCCACATCGCCGCCGAGGACGCCTACGACGTGTTCGTCGTCCGCCACCCGTCGCCGCCGATGGTCGCGGGGATCGAGTCCCATGAGTCGTTCTACGAGGAATCCTGA
- a CDS encoding universal stress protein — protein sequence MYEDVLIATDGSDVAATAGTVGVSLARTLGARVRVLSVAEDGSDAAERDRREADAAAIATDAREAGCEAETIVRTGRPASEIRTAADEIDAGLVVVGTHGRTGVRQVLFGSVALEVIREARRPVLSVGPNAGWDGRSEPVERVLLATDGWSGSEAATDHALGVADAFDAELHALYAVDVSDDTPELREGFEEHGEQTTAAVTQRAAERGLEASRTVVHGAPDEVILDRATETDLLVMGTESKSNLERLVVGSVSQRVVPSAGVPVMTVRTVGDQDSS from the coding sequence ATGTACGAGGACGTACTCATCGCGACCGACGGGAGCGACGTCGCGGCGACGGCGGGAACGGTTGGCGTCTCGCTCGCTCGCACGCTCGGAGCGCGGGTACGAGTGCTGTCGGTAGCCGAGGACGGAAGCGACGCGGCCGAACGCGACCGCCGCGAGGCCGACGCGGCGGCGATCGCGACCGACGCTCGCGAGGCGGGCTGTGAGGCCGAGACGATCGTCCGCACCGGTCGCCCCGCGAGCGAGATCCGGACCGCCGCCGACGAGATCGACGCGGGGTTGGTCGTCGTCGGCACCCACGGCCGGACCGGCGTCCGACAGGTACTGTTCGGCAGTGTCGCCCTCGAGGTGATCCGGGAGGCTCGCCGACCCGTCCTCTCGGTCGGGCCGAACGCGGGGTGGGACGGACGGTCGGAACCGGTCGAGCGCGTGTTGCTGGCGACCGACGGCTGGTCGGGTTCGGAAGCCGCGACCGACCACGCCCTCGGAGTCGCGGACGCCTTCGACGCCGAGTTGCACGCGCTGTACGCCGTCGACGTCAGTGACGACACGCCGGAGCTACGTGAGGGGTTCGAGGAACACGGCGAGCAGACAACCGCGGCCGTCACACAGCGAGCCGCCGAACGCGGGCTCGAGGCGTCGCGAACGGTCGTTCACGGTGCCCCCGACGAGGTCATCCTCGACCGCGCCACGGAGACCGACCTGCTGGTCATGGGCACCGAGAGCAAGTCGAACCTCGAGCGACTGGTCGTCGGCAGCGTCTCCCAACGCGTGGTACCGTCGGCGGGCGTTCCGGTGATGACCGTGCGGACGGTCGGCGATCAGGATTCCTCGTAG
- a CDS encoding universal stress protein translates to MYSTILVPIDGSPGSERAIDRALAFARRFDATVHALSVVETGGEPVELDQERRDELRRRAEKRSRQATAQVRDRAVDLDLEASRAVREGTPHRVVLEYAAAEDVDLIVMATRDRPDVRLGSTAERVIARADAPVVAVRPDEDGPAVDAISYDRVVVPTDGSDAAERAAERALDLAEAYGASVYVPYVVDTTSYDLEDTTRSMVGLLKEGGRNAVESIAEDASERGLSVKTDVLRGVPDEELVEYTEGVEADLVAMGTRGRGGATGDVLGSTTARVLRRTTRPVLTVR, encoded by the coding sequence ATGTACTCGACGATTCTCGTTCCGATCGACGGTAGCCCAGGTTCCGAACGCGCGATCGACCGGGCGCTCGCGTTCGCGCGGCGGTTCGACGCGACCGTCCACGCCCTCTCGGTCGTCGAAACCGGGGGCGAACCCGTCGAGCTCGACCAGGAGCGCCGCGACGAACTTCGGCGACGGGCCGAAAAGCGAAGTCGGCAAGCGACCGCACAGGTCAGAGACCGCGCTGTCGACCTCGACCTGGAGGCGAGCCGCGCCGTCCGCGAGGGGACGCCGCATCGGGTCGTCCTCGAGTACGCGGCCGCCGAGGACGTCGACCTGATCGTGATGGCGACCCGCGATCGACCCGACGTCCGGCTCGGGAGCACGGCCGAGCGCGTGATCGCGCGGGCGGACGCTCCCGTGGTAGCCGTTCGTCCCGACGAGGACGGCCCCGCCGTCGACGCGATCTCCTACGATCGTGTCGTCGTTCCCACCGACGGGAGCGACGCCGCGGAACGGGCGGCCGAGCGCGCGCTCGACCTCGCCGAAGCGTACGGCGCCTCGGTGTACGTTCCCTACGTGGTCGACACGACGAGCTACGATCTCGAGGACACCACCCGGAGTATGGTCGGCCTGCTGAAGGAGGGCGGACGGAACGCCGTCGAGTCGATCGCCGAGGACGCCAGCGAGCGGGGGCTATCGGTGAAGACCGACGTCCTCCGGGGCGTCCCCGACGAAGAACTCGTCGAGTACACCGAGGGGGTCGAGGCCGATCTGGTCGCGATGGGGACGCGAGGACGTGGCGGCGCGACGGGCGACGTCCTCGGGAGCACGACCGCCCGGGTCCTGCGACGGACCACGCGACCGGTTCTGACGGTTCGGTGA
- a CDS encoding pyridoxamine 5'-phosphate oxidase family protein — MSLDRIGYVYTFGMDEAEIEATLETTATGVLALANDGAAYAIPVGCDYEDGTLYFRLTDDGASKKLSYLETTTEACVLLYADEPSGDSWSVVAVGPIRELTDEELGAFDEATMLERFGKPRIFDEDLDALEWSVYELDIEEVTGRKTGSQRIQ; from the coding sequence ATGTCTCTCGATCGAATCGGGTACGTGTACACGTTCGGAATGGACGAGGCCGAGATCGAAGCGACACTCGAGACGACCGCCACCGGCGTCCTCGCGCTGGCAAACGACGGGGCGGCGTACGCGATCCCAGTCGGGTGTGACTACGAGGACGGGACCCTCTACTTCAGGCTCACCGACGACGGTGCGAGCAAGAAGCTGTCGTACCTCGAGACGACGACCGAGGCCTGCGTCCTGTTGTACGCCGACGAGCCGTCGGGCGACTCCTGGAGCGTCGTCGCCGTCGGCCCGATCCGCGAGCTGACCGACGAGGAACTCGGGGCGTTCGACGAGGCGACGATGCTCGAGCGGTTCGGGAAACCGCGGATCTTCGACGAGGATCTCGACGCACTCGAGTGGTCGGTGTACGAACTCGACATCGAGGAGGTCACCGGTCGAAAGACCGGAAGCCAACGAATCCAGTAG
- a CDS encoding ABC transporter permease subunit codes for MFEIARYEGRNRLKGSVYLSIGMALLAALVVWVYPSFSDALGGDELLEAYPEEMLQVFRIETMASLEGFLAFELYTFGWIVLLGLYVAYAAAGAIADDVDRGRMDTLLAMPISRARLVAEKFFALSVPILVVNLLTPPVLLVGSRLIDEPLAVGDIVAAHLLSIPYLFACAGIGLLCSVVFDRVGIAQRVALAVTFALFLAESLLAETDAEAFGAIAPMRYYDPNEILLEGTYDLVGAAVLVGMTVALLVVSQLVFRRSDI; via the coding sequence ATGTTTGAGATCGCCCGCTACGAGGGTCGAAATCGGCTCAAGGGGAGCGTCTACCTCTCGATCGGAATGGCGCTGCTTGCGGCGCTGGTCGTCTGGGTGTACCCCTCCTTTAGCGACGCCCTCGGCGGGGACGAGCTGCTCGAGGCCTACCCCGAGGAGATGCTCCAGGTGTTTCGCATCGAGACGATGGCGTCGCTCGAGGGGTTTCTCGCGTTCGAGCTGTACACGTTCGGCTGGATCGTCCTTCTCGGGCTGTACGTCGCCTACGCCGCCGCGGGCGCGATCGCCGACGACGTCGACCGGGGGCGGATGGATACGCTGCTGGCGATGCCGATCTCCCGCGCCCGGCTCGTCGCCGAGAAGTTCTTCGCCCTCTCGGTTCCGATCCTCGTCGTCAACCTCCTGACCCCGCCGGTGTTGCTCGTCGGTAGCCGACTGATCGACGAACCGCTGGCCGTCGGCGATATCGTCGCCGCCCACCTGCTGTCGATCCCCTACCTCTTTGCCTGTGCCGGGATCGGACTGCTGTGTTCGGTCGTCTTCGACCGCGTGGGGATCGCCCAGCGGGTCGCGCTGGCGGTCACGTTCGCGCTGTTTCTCGCCGAGTCGTTGCTGGCCGAAACCGACGCCGAGGCGTTCGGTGCGATCGCGCCGATGCGGTACTATGACCCCAACGAGATCCTGCTCGAGGGGACGTACGATCTCGTCGGCGCCGCCGTCCTCGTCGGGATGACCGTCGCGTTGCTCGTCGTCAGCCAGCTGGTGTTTCGCCGCTCGGATATCTGA
- a CDS encoding ABC transporter ATP-binding protein gives MTAIELEGLTKEYDEVVANDALTFTVETGEIFGFLGPNGAGKTTTIRLLLGFISPTAGTAQVLGRDVTDESALLEAKRRIGYLSDEPGFDEGMTGNAILNLHASIKGDSRREELLELFDPPLDRRVREYSQGNARKLGIVTAFMHDPELVILDEPTNGLDPLMRQRFADFLRAERQQGVTVFFSSHNLSEVRRLCDRVGIIREGELVTIEPVDALLRRSGKVIRIRSADPIPIDILERAGVHDLETSVSNADADPSTAFTECVFTFTGDINAVLEGLSDHELIDLAVEEAPLEDVFMRFYGGEDDV, from the coding sequence ATGACCGCGATCGAACTCGAGGGGCTCACCAAGGAGTACGACGAGGTCGTCGCGAACGACGCGTTGACTTTTACCGTCGAAACGGGCGAGATCTTCGGCTTCCTCGGTCCCAACGGCGCGGGGAAGACGACGACGATCCGGCTGCTCCTCGGGTTCATCTCGCCGACCGCCGGCACCGCCCAGGTGCTCGGCCGCGACGTCACCGACGAGTCCGCGCTGCTCGAGGCCAAACGGCGGATCGGCTACCTCTCGGACGAGCCCGGGTTCGACGAGGGGATGACGGGAAACGCCATCCTCAATCTCCACGCCTCGATCAAAGGCGACAGCCGGCGCGAGGAACTGCTCGAGCTGTTCGATCCGCCGCTGGATCGCCGCGTCCGCGAGTACTCGCAGGGAAACGCCCGGAAGCTCGGCATCGTGACTGCGTTCATGCACGATCCCGAGCTGGTGATCCTGGACGAGCCGACTAACGGGCTCGACCCGCTGATGCGACAGCGCTTCGCCGACTTCCTCCGGGCCGAACGCCAGCAGGGCGTGACGGTGTTTTTCTCCTCGCACAACCTGAGCGAGGTCCGCCGGCTCTGCGATCGGGTCGGAATCATCCGCGAGGGTGAACTCGTCACGATCGAGCCCGTCGACGCCCTGTTGCGACGCAGCGGGAAGGTGATCCGGATCCGCAGCGCCGACCCGATCCCGATCGACATCCTCGAGAGAGCGGGCGTTCACGACCTCGAGACGAGCGTCTCGAACGCCGACGCCGACCCGTCGACGGCGTTTACCGAGTGTGTCTTTACGTTCACTGGCGACATCAACGCCGTCCTCGAGGGACTTTCCGACCACGAGCTGATCGACCTCGCGGTCGAGGAAGCTCCCCTCGAGGACGTCTTCATGCGGTTCTACGGTGGTGAGGACGATGTTTGA
- a CDS encoding HalOD1 output domain-containing protein — protein sequence MSGSDAASGGTAVRAPSVRVVEAVADAEGVDPTDLETPLYEAIDGAALDRLFAPTADSARHRGSLSFVDFLLPSL from the coding sequence ATGTCGGGATCGGACGCGGCTTCCGGCGGGACCGCGGTTCGTGCGCCCAGCGTCCGCGTCGTCGAGGCGGTCGCCGACGCGGAGGGCGTCGACCCGACCGACCTCGAGACGCCGCTGTACGAAGCCATCGACGGCGCCGCGCTCGACCGGCTGTTCGCGCCGACGGCCGACTCCGCCCGGCACCGGGGCTCGCTGTCGTTCGTCGACTTTCTTCTTCCATCTCTGTAA
- a CDS encoding DsrE/DsrF/DrsH-like family protein yields MSTESTTPTEDGEPMSEADLEARIAELEEKVAGLETEVEDDQKKMTIVATKGSFDMAYPPLILASTAAAFGWEVIVFHTFWGLDILHEEKSRDLKLSAVGNPNMPLPNALAALPGMDSMATRMMRKRIDDNGTATIEELIELSLESGVELQACQMTVELMEYDEDDFYDGVTTGVGAATALQHMAESDIQLLI; encoded by the coding sequence ATGAGCACGGAATCAACCACGCCAACCGAGGACGGCGAACCGATGAGTGAGGCCGATCTCGAGGCCCGGATCGCGGAGCTCGAGGAGAAAGTCGCAGGTCTCGAGACCGAGGTCGAGGACGATCAGAAGAAGATGACGATCGTCGCGACCAAGGGATCGTTCGATATGGCGTACCCGCCGCTGATCCTCGCGAGCACGGCGGCCGCCTTCGGCTGGGAGGTCATCGTCTTCCACACGTTCTGGGGACTCGACATTCTCCATGAGGAGAAGTCTCGGGACCTCAAACTGAGCGCGGTCGGTAACCCCAACATGCCGCTGCCGAACGCGCTGGCTGCGCTGCCGGGGATGGATTCGATGGCGACGCGGATGATGCGAAAGCGAATCGACGACAACGGCACCGCGACGATCGAGGAACTGATCGAGCTCTCGCTGGAAAGCGGCGTCGAGCTGCAGGCCTGTCAGATGACCGTCGAACTGATGGAGTACGACGAGGACGACTTCTACGACGGCGTCACAACGGGCGTCGGCGCGGCGACGGCGCTCCAGCATATGGCCGAGTCGGACATCCAGCTCTTGATCTGA
- a CDS encoding sulfurtransferase TusA family protein, with translation MSSTPTATETLDVKGQSCPMPIVKTKQAIDDLEEGDVLEVVATDSGSVSDIQGWADGTNGVELLEQVEDDELYTHYVKKTA, from the coding sequence ATGAGCTCGACCCCTACCGCAACAGAGACCCTCGACGTGAAAGGACAGTCCTGCCCGATGCCCATCGTCAAGACCAAGCAGGCGATCGACGACCTCGAAGAGGGTGACGTCCTCGAAGTCGTCGCGACCGATTCGGGCAGCGTGAGCGACATCCAGGGCTGGGCCGACGGCACCAACGGCGTCGAACTCCTCGAGCAGGTCGAGGACGACGAGCTGTACACCCACTACGTGAAGAAGACGGCCTGA
- a CDS encoding MBL fold metallo-hydrolase, with translation MDDMDFPTPDASVESVAPSELKARIDAGEDVTLLDARMESDYEEWRIDGDTVESVNIPYFEFLDEEIDADVLATIPDDREVTVLCAKGGASEFVAGALKDRGYDVNHLEEGMHGWARIYEAVEVERYDGAGTLLQYQRPSSGCLGYLVYDDGEAAVIDPLRAFTERYLDDAAALDVELRYAIDTHVHADHISGVRELTEEGVEGVVPDAAVDRGVTYADEMTLAEDGDEFQVGSATIEAVYTPGHTSGMTSYLIDGKLLATGDGLFVESVARPDLEEGAEGAEDAARKLYETLQERMLTLPEDTLIGGAHFSDSAVPAEDGTYTAPIGELREQMDALTMEEDEFVELVLSDMPPRPANYEEIIQTNLGQQSVDDEEAFELELGPNNCAASQESLAGD, from the coding sequence ATGGACGATATGGACTTTCCCACACCGGATGCGTCGGTCGAGTCGGTCGCGCCGAGCGAGCTGAAGGCTCGCATCGACGCGGGCGAGGACGTGACCCTTCTCGACGCCCGTATGGAGAGCGACTACGAGGAGTGGCGCATCGACGGCGATACCGTCGAATCGGTCAACATCCCCTACTTCGAGTTCCTCGACGAGGAGATCGACGCGGACGTCCTCGCGACGATTCCCGACGACCGCGAGGTGACGGTCCTCTGTGCGAAAGGTGGCGCCAGCGAGTTCGTCGCGGGCGCGCTGAAGGATCGCGGCTATGACGTAAACCACCTCGAAGAGGGGATGCACGGCTGGGCGCGGATCTACGAGGCCGTCGAGGTCGAGCGCTACGACGGCGCAGGGACGCTGCTGCAGTACCAGCGTCCGTCCTCGGGCTGTCTCGGCTACCTCGTCTACGACGACGGCGAGGCGGCCGTGATCGACCCGCTGCGCGCGTTCACGGAACGGTACCTGGACGATGCGGCTGCACTCGACGTCGAACTGCGATACGCCATCGACACGCACGTCCACGCGGACCACATCTCGGGCGTTCGCGAACTCACAGAGGAGGGCGTCGAGGGCGTCGTTCCCGACGCGGCGGTCGACCGCGGCGTCACCTACGCCGACGAGATGACCCTGGCCGAGGACGGCGACGAGTTTCAGGTCGGCTCGGCGACGATCGAGGCCGTCTACACGCCTGGTCATACCTCCGGGATGACCTCGTATCTGATCGACGGCAAGCTGCTCGCGACCGGCGACGGCCTGTTCGTCGAGAGCGTCGCCCGACCTGACTTAGAGGAGGGTGCCGAGGGCGCCGAGGACGCCGCCCGGAAGCTCTACGAGACGCTCCAGGAGCGCATGCTCACCCTACCCGAGGACACCCTGATCGGTGGCGCTCACTTCAGCGATTCGGCCGTGCCCGCCGAGGACGGCACCTACACGGCACCGATCGGCGAGCTTCGAGAGCAGATGGACGCCCTGACGATGGAGGAAGACGAGTTCGTCGAGTTGGTTCTCTCGGATATGCCGCCCCGTCCGGCCAACTACGAGGAGATCATCCAGACGAATCTCGGCCAGCAGTCGGTCGACGACGAAGAGGCGTTCGAACTCGAGCTCGGCCCGAACAACTGCGCCGCCAGCCAGGAGTCGCTGGCCGGTGACTAA
- a CDS encoding YeeE/YedE family protein, which translates to MGAELIAPALYETLFPAGISRYAVGGLLVGLGAVVIYIGTGIPAGASTFLESTLSYVSEESRFQRYVGSRDWRVVFTLGIVGGAVIYALAFQSGLVSSGLYESGTTGQLYDVGGLTLWLTGVQPWRLFLGGVLVGIGTRIGKGCTSGHGVCGVGSASKTSIVGVITFLAVAIGTAQVVMALGVSP; encoded by the coding sequence ATGGGAGCTGAACTCATCGCACCCGCACTGTACGAGACCCTGTTTCCCGCCGGGATCAGTCGGTACGCCGTCGGCGGACTGCTCGTCGGCCTCGGCGCCGTCGTCATCTACATCGGGACCGGCATTCCGGCCGGCGCGAGCACGTTCCTCGAGTCGACGCTGTCGTACGTCTCCGAGGAGTCGCGGTTCCAGCGCTACGTCGGCTCGCGGGACTGGCGAGTCGTGTTCACGCTCGGGATCGTCGGCGGTGCGGTGATCTACGCGCTTGCCTTCCAGTCGGGACTCGTCTCGAGCGGCCTCTACGAATCGGGAACGACCGGCCAGCTGTACGACGTCGGCGGGCTGACGCTGTGGCTGACCGGCGTCCAGCCCTGGCGGCTGTTCCTCGGGGGCGTCCTCGTCGGGATCGGCACGCGGATCGGCAAGGGCTGTACCTCGGGCCACGGCGTCTGTGGTGTCGGCTCGGCATCGAAGACCTCGATCGTGGGCGTGATCACGTTCCTCGCGGTCGCGATCGGGACAGCTCAGGTCGTGATGGCATTGGGGGTGAGTCCATAA
- a CDS encoding YeeE/YedE family protein yields the protein MPLIFVGGLLFGFGLGFSHMARPEVVLNFLQFEDFGLLFVMGGAAVVTGLAFALVPRLRERAPLTGDTYGRRLKSFDRNVLIGGAIFGVGWGLSGICPGAAYASLGVGNVTILWALAGMFVGAYVQGYWRSQRTASETSPAGAD from the coding sequence ATGCCGCTGATCTTCGTCGGCGGGCTGCTCTTCGGGTTCGGGCTCGGGTTCAGCCACATGGCCCGTCCGGAGGTCGTCCTGAACTTCCTGCAGTTCGAGGACTTCGGACTGCTCTTTGTCATGGGCGGCGCGGCGGTCGTCACCGGTCTGGCGTTCGCGCTCGTGCCGCGGCTCCGCGAGCGGGCGCCGCTGACCGGCGACACGTACGGTCGACGGCTGAAGTCGTTCGACCGCAACGTTTTGATCGGCGGGGCGATCTTCGGCGTCGGCTGGGGGCTGTCGGGGATCTGTCCCGGCGCGGCCTACGCCAGCCTCGGCGTCGGCAACGTCACGATCCTGTGGGCGCTAGCGGGGATGTTCGTCGGCGCCTACGTCCAGGGGTACTGGCGCAGCCAGCGTACCGCGTCCGAAACCTCGCCCGCTGGCGCCGACTGA
- the hemE gene encoding uroporphyrinogen decarboxylase, whose protein sequence is MEDRFLRAARGERTDRPPVWMMRQAGRYLPEYRELREDYSFLEAISTPEIATEITLQPWERFRPDGVVMYSDILTVLEPLGFSYHLESGVGPVVENPVASPADTHRERGDVEDELQYVGELLERLTDELGKQAAVLGFTGGPFTLAAYVCEGTPSRTFMDVRRLRAEHPEAFERLLRAFTDVIVDYVRYQVESGADAIQLFDTYAGLLSPADYRRFLLPLHREIVDAVDVPTIVFVRNVSGNLDLLADTGAEVIGLDWTIELEDAREELGDAAIQGNLDPALLYGDPETVKERTRDVIAAAGESGHILNLGHGVDRNVPVENVEAFFEAAKSVSRGK, encoded by the coding sequence ATGGAAGATCGATTTCTCCGGGCGGCCCGTGGCGAACGGACCGACCGGCCACCGGTATGGATGATGCGACAGGCGGGCCGGTACCTCCCGGAGTATCGCGAGCTGCGCGAGGACTACTCCTTTCTCGAGGCGATCTCGACCCCGGAGATCGCCACCGAGATCACCCTCCAGCCCTGGGAACGGTTCCGACCCGACGGGGTCGTCATGTACTCCGATATTCTCACCGTCCTCGAGCCGCTCGGCTTTTCCTACCACCTCGAGTCCGGCGTCGGCCCGGTCGTCGAGAACCCCGTCGCGTCCCCTGCGGACACCCATCGGGAGCGTGGCGACGTCGAGGACGAGCTCCAGTACGTCGGCGAGCTGCTCGAGCGACTGACCGACGAGCTCGGCAAGCAGGCGGCCGTCCTCGGCTTTACGGGTGGCCCGTTCACGCTCGCGGCCTACGTCTGCGAGGGAACCCCCTCGCGGACGTTCATGGACGTCCGTCGGCTCCGTGCGGAGCACCCGGAGGCGTTCGAGCGGCTGCTGCGGGCGTTTACCGACGTGATCGTCGACTACGTCCGCTACCAGGTCGAGTCGGGGGCGGACGCGATCCAGCTGTTCGACACCTACGCTGGGCTGCTCTCGCCCGCCGACTACCGGCGCTTCCTCCTGCCCCTCCACCGGGAGATCGTCGACGCCGTCGACGTCCCGACGATCGTCTTCGTCCGCAACGTCAGCGGCAACCTCGATCTGCTCGCCGACACCGGAGCCGAAGTCATCGGCCTGGACTGGACGATCGAGCTCGAGGACGCCCGCGAGGAACTGGGCGACGCGGCGATCCAGGGGAACCTCGATCCCGCCCTGCTGTACGGCGATCCCGAGACCGTCAAGGAGCGAACCCGAGACGTTATCGCGGCAGCGGGCGAGTCGGGCCACATCCTCAACCTGGGCCACGGCGTCGACCGGAACGTTCCCGTCGAGAACGTCGAGGCGTTCTTCGAGGCGGCGAAATCGGTCTCGCGAGGGAAGTGA
- the hemH gene encoding ferrochelatase codes for METAVVLLNFGEPAEPDRETVRDYLTRIFFDNADLEEADSEDAAWERSRELAERRLPSLMEEYEEIGGSPLQEQATAQADALEDALTERGHEVSVYHAMQFMEPLITDLPATLAEDGIDSVIAVPIYPLCGPSTTVAAIDSLEDAIEDREGYDPEFTAITGWHRVPAYNRLRAEGIREFVDEEGVDLDDPDTAFVFSAHGTPKKYLEEGSRYDQYVEEHASAIADMIGIDDYEIGYQNHANRGIEWTEPDTEDVVEGLAGEAERVVVEPMSFMHEQSETLVELDVDLQEDAAEAGLELHRVPVPHDDPRFATLLADTVEPFLSGFEPSYYQLRQCECRSEPGTYCYNAGLPPQ; via the coding sequence ATGGAAACCGCCGTCGTGCTGTTGAACTTCGGTGAACCGGCCGAACCCGACCGCGAGACGGTCCGTGACTACCTCACCCGGATCTTCTTCGACAACGCCGATCTGGAGGAGGCCGACTCCGAGGACGCGGCCTGGGAGCGCTCCCGCGAGCTCGCCGAGCGACGGCTGCCGAGCCTGATGGAGGAGTACGAGGAGATCGGCGGCTCGCCGCTCCAGGAGCAGGCGACGGCCCAGGCCGACGCCCTCGAGGACGCCCTGACCGAGCGGGGCCACGAGGTGTCGGTCTACCACGCAATGCAGTTCATGGAGCCGCTGATCACCGACCTCCCGGCGACGCTGGCCGAGGACGGGATCGACTCGGTGATCGCCGTGCCGATCTACCCGCTGTGTGGCCCCTCGACGACGGTCGCCGCGATCGACTCGCTCGAGGACGCGATCGAGGACCGTGAGGGGTATGACCCCGAGTTCACGGCGATCACGGGCTGGCACCGGGTGCCGGCGTACAACCGGCTCAGAGCCGAGGGGATCCGCGAGTTCGTCGACGAGGAGGGCGTCGACCTCGACGATCCCGACACCGCGTTCGTCTTTTCGGCCCACGGAACCCCGAAGAAGTATCTCGAGGAAGGGAGCCGGTACGACCAGTACGTCGAGGAACACGCCTCGGCGATCGCCGACATGATCGGGATCGACGACTACGAGATCGGCTACCAGAACCACGCCAACCGCGGGATCGAGTGGACCGAGCCCGACACCGAGGACGTCGTCGAGGGCCTCGCGGGCGAGGCGGAACGGGTCGTCGTCGAGCCGATGAGCTTCATGCACGAGCAGTCCGAGACGCTGGTCGAACTCGACGTCGACCTGCAGGAGGACGCCGCCGAGGCCGGCCTCGAGCTCCACCGGGTCCCGGTCCCCCACGACGATCCGCGGTTCGCGACGCTACTTGCCGACACCGTCGAGCCGTTCCTTTCGGGGTTCGAGCCGTCGTACTACCAGCTCCGGCAGTGTGAGTGTCGGTCCGAGCCGGGCACGTACTGTTACAACGCGGGACTGCCGCCCCAGTAG